In Pseudomonas oryzicola, one DNA window encodes the following:
- the folP gene encoding dihydropteroate synthase: MSSVQYPTRLPCGNRVLDLSRTHVMGILNVTPDSFSDGGRFNQRDEALRHAEAMVAAGATLIDIGGESTRPGARAVSVTEELERVAPMVEAINSRLDVVISVDTSTPAVMREAARLGAGLINDVRALERDGALDAAADTGLPVCLMHMRGEPGNMQDDPQYEDVTADVARYLEQRMAACAAAGIDANRIILDPGFGFAKTLAHNLSLFKHMEALYRLGRPLLVGVSRKSMIGLTLERPVGERLYGSLALAALAMTKGASILRVHDVAETVDVVRMIAAVQNAE, encoded by the coding sequence ATGAGCTCAGTGCAGTACCCGACCCGGTTGCCTTGCGGCAACCGGGTTCTTGATTTGTCGCGTACCCATGTCATGGGTATTCTCAACGTCACTCCCGATTCCTTCTCCGATGGTGGGCGCTTCAACCAGCGCGACGAAGCGTTGCGCCATGCCGAAGCGATGGTTGCCGCTGGTGCCACGCTGATCGACATCGGCGGAGAGTCCACGCGGCCAGGCGCGCGCGCGGTATCGGTGACCGAGGAGCTGGAGCGGGTGGCACCCATGGTCGAGGCCATCAACAGCCGCCTCGACGTGGTCATTTCGGTCGACACCTCCACGCCCGCAGTCATGCGTGAAGCGGCGCGCCTCGGTGCGGGGCTGATCAACGACGTGCGTGCCCTGGAGCGTGATGGTGCCCTGGACGCCGCTGCAGATACCGGCCTGCCGGTATGCCTCATGCACATGCGCGGCGAGCCGGGTAACATGCAGGACGATCCCCAGTACGAAGATGTGACCGCCGACGTTGCGCGTTACCTTGAGCAGCGGATGGCCGCCTGTGCTGCGGCGGGCATCGACGCGAACAGAATCATCCTTGATCCGGGCTTTGGTTTCGCCAAGACACTGGCGCACAACCTGAGCCTGTTCAAGCATATGGAAGCGCTCTATCGCCTCGGGCGCCCGCTGCTGGTGGGTGTTTCGCGCAAGAGCATGATCGGCCTGACGCTGGAACGTCCGGTCGGCGAGCGGTTGTACGGCAGCCTTGCGCTGGCGGCGTTGGCCATGACCAAGGGGGCGAGCATCCTTCGTGTCCATGACGTGGCCGAGACCGTTGATGTGGTGCGCATGATCGCTGCGGTGCAGAACGCCGAATAA
- the glmM gene encoding phosphoglucosamine mutase, translating to MSRKYFGTDGIRGRVGEYPITPDFMLKLGWAAGMAFRKQGHCRVLVGKDTRISGYMFESALEAGLSAAGADVMLLGPMPTPAIAYLTRTFHAEAGIVISASHNPHDDNGIKFFSGQGTKLPDEVELMIEELLDQPMTVVESSKLGKVSRINDAAGRYIEFCKSSVPSSTSFDGLKLVVDCAHGATYKVAPSVFRELGAEVTVLHAQPDGLNINEGCGSTHIESLQAAVLVGHADLGIAFDGDGDRVLMVDHTGAIVDGDELLFIIARDLQERGKLQGGVVGTLMSNLGLELALKDLDIPFVRAKVGDRYVMAELLEREWLVGGENSGHVVCCNHTTTGDAIIAALQVLMALKRRGETLAQARQALRKCPQVLINVRYGASKVDPLQHPSVKEASAKVTEALAGRGRVLLRKSGTEPLVRVMVEGEDESQVRAHAEALAKLVGEVCI from the coding sequence ATGAGCAGAAAATACTTTGGTACCGACGGCATCCGTGGCCGTGTCGGCGAATACCCGATCACGCCTGACTTCATGCTGAAGCTCGGCTGGGCAGCCGGCATGGCTTTCCGCAAGCAGGGGCACTGCCGGGTGCTGGTGGGCAAGGACACGCGTATCTCCGGCTACATGTTCGAGTCCGCACTCGAAGCCGGCCTGTCTGCGGCGGGTGCCGACGTGATGCTGCTCGGGCCGATGCCGACGCCGGCCATCGCCTACCTCACGCGTACCTTCCACGCCGAAGCCGGTATTGTCATCAGCGCCTCGCACAACCCGCACGATGACAACGGCATCAAGTTCTTCTCGGGCCAGGGGACCAAGCTGCCGGACGAAGTCGAGCTAATGATCGAAGAGCTGCTCGACCAGCCCATGACCGTTGTCGAGTCGAGCAAGCTGGGCAAGGTTTCGCGCATCAACGATGCTGCTGGTCGCTACATCGAGTTCTGCAAGAGCAGCGTGCCCAGCAGCACCAGCTTCGATGGCCTCAAGCTGGTGGTCGACTGCGCCCATGGCGCCACCTACAAGGTTGCACCAAGCGTATTCCGCGAGCTGGGCGCCGAGGTGACCGTGCTGCATGCCCAGCCGGACGGCCTGAACATCAACGAAGGCTGTGGCTCGACTCACATCGAATCGCTGCAGGCTGCCGTGCTGGTCGGCCATGCCGACCTGGGCATCGCCTTTGACGGTGATGGCGATCGCGTGCTGATGGTCGACCACACCGGTGCCATCGTCGATGGTGACGAACTACTGTTCATCATCGCTCGCGACCTGCAGGAGCGTGGCAAGCTGCAGGGCGGAGTGGTGGGTACGCTGATGAGCAACCTGGGCCTGGAGCTGGCGCTGAAGGACCTGGATATCCCGTTCGTACGGGCCAAGGTCGGTGACCGTTACGTCATGGCAGAGTTGCTGGAGCGTGAGTGGCTGGTCGGTGGCGAAAACTCCGGGCACGTCGTGTGCTGCAACCACACCACCACAGGTGACGCGATCATCGCTGCGCTGCAAGTGCTGATGGCGCTCAAGCGTCGTGGCGAAACCCTGGCCCAGGCTCGTCAGGCCCTGCGTAAATGCCCGCAGGTGTTGATCAACGTGCGCTATGGCGCCAGCAAGGTCGACCCGCTGCAGCACCCGTCGGTCAAGGAAGCCAGTGCCAAGGTAACCGAGGCGTTGGCTGGCCGTGGTCGCGTGCTGCTGCGTAAATCCGGTACCGAGCCTCTGGTGCGGGTCATGGTCGAGGGTGAGGACGAAAGCCAGGTGCGTGCCCATGCCGAAGCGCTGGCCAAACTGGTCGGCGAAGTTTGTATCTGA
- the tpiA gene encoding triose-phosphate isomerase produces the protein MRRPMVAGNWKMHGTRASVAELTEGLRNLALPSGVEVAVFPPALFINQVIDGLADKGIIVGAQNSAVQPEQGALTGEVAPEQLVEAGCKLVLIGHSERRQIIGETDEVLNRKFAAAQAKGLKPVLCIGETLEEREAGKTLEVVGRQLSSIIETFGVKAFANAVIAYEPVWAIGTGLTATPQQAQDVHAAIRSQLAAEDAEVAAKVQLLYGGSVKAANAAELFGMPDIDGGLIGGASLNADEFGAICRAAGN, from the coding sequence ATGCGTCGCCCCATGGTAGCTGGTAACTGGAAGATGCACGGTACCCGCGCTAGCGTCGCTGAGCTGACCGAAGGCTTGAGAAATCTGGCCTTGCCGAGCGGAGTGGAAGTCGCGGTGTTCCCACCGGCCTTGTTCATCAATCAAGTGATCGATGGTTTGGCAGATAAGGGAATCATCGTCGGCGCACAGAATTCCGCAGTACAACCCGAGCAGGGTGCGCTGACCGGAGAAGTTGCTCCGGAACAGCTGGTTGAAGCAGGTTGCAAGTTGGTCCTGATTGGTCATTCGGAGCGTCGCCAGATTATTGGTGAGACCGACGAAGTGCTCAATCGCAAGTTTGCAGCTGCCCAGGCCAAAGGTTTGAAGCCAGTGCTTTGCATCGGGGAAACCCTGGAAGAGCGCGAGGCCGGCAAGACGCTCGAAGTTGTCGGGCGTCAACTAAGCAGTATCATCGAAACATTCGGTGTTAAGGCTTTTGCCAATGCAGTAATTGCCTATGAGCCTGTATGGGCCATCGGTACCGGCCTTACGGCCACGCCACAGCAGGCTCAGGATGTGCACGCAGCCATCCGCAGCCAGTTGGCGGCAGAAGATGCTGAAGTGGCTGCGAAGGTGCAGCTGCTCTACGGCGGCAGCGTGAAGGCGGCCAATGCGGCCGAACTGTTCGGCATGCCGGATATCGATGGGGGGCTCATTGGTGGGGCTTCCCTGAACGCAGACGAATTCGGTGCAATTTGTCGCGCCGCAGGAAACTGA
- the secG gene encoding preprotein translocase subunit SecG: MLETVIVVFHLLAALSLVVLVLLQQGKGAEAGASFGAGASNTVFGSQGSATFLSKLTAVLAATFFLTALGLGYFAKQQAHQLSQAGLPDPAVLEVKEPQKPAVNDDVPVLQQQKSETTTNTGDVPPPAQEQK; this comes from the coding sequence ATGCTGGAAACAGTCATCGTTGTTTTTCATCTGTTGGCAGCGCTGTCGCTTGTAGTGCTGGTTCTGTTGCAACAGGGTAAGGGTGCGGAAGCAGGTGCATCTTTCGGCGCGGGTGCTTCAAATACCGTGTTCGGAAGCCAGGGTTCTGCAACGTTCCTGAGTAAATTAACTGCTGTACTCGCTGCCACTTTCTTTTTGACAGCACTTGGGTTAGGATACTTCGCGAAGCAACAAGCTCACCAGCTTAGCCAGGCAGGTCTTCCAGATCCAGCAGTGCTAGAAGTGAAAGAGCCGCAGAAACCGGCAGTTAATGATGATGTACCGGTGCTCCAGCAGCAGAAGAGCGAAACCACCACTAACACTGGTGACGTACCTCCTCCGGCACAAGAGCAGAAGTAA
- the rimP gene encoding ribosome maturation factor RimP, whose translation MSSKLEQLQALLAPVVEGLGYQCWGIEYVSQGKHSVLRIYIDKEGGILVDDCEAVSRQASAILDVEDPISSEYTLEVSSPGMDRPLFTLEQFASHAGEQVKIKLRSPFEGRRNFQGLLRGVEEQDVVVQVDNQEFLLPIDSIDKANIIPSFD comes from the coding sequence GTGTCGAGCAAGCTAGAACAGTTGCAGGCCTTGTTGGCCCCGGTTGTCGAGGGTCTGGGCTATCAATGCTGGGGGATCGAATACGTTTCCCAGGGTAAGCATTCGGTACTGCGCATCTACATCGACAAGGAAGGCGGTATCCTGGTGGACGACTGCGAAGCGGTCAGCCGTCAGGCCAGCGCAATCCTCGACGTAGAAGATCCGATCAGCAGTGAGTACACCCTCGAGGTGTCTTCTCCAGGCATGGATCGCCCACTGTTCACTCTGGAACAGTTTGCCTCGCATGCCGGCGAACAAGTGAAGATCAAGCTGCGCTCACCCTTCGAGGGTCGTCGTAACTTCCAGGGCCTTCTCCGTGGTGTGGAGGAGCAGGACGTGGTGGTCCAGGTGGACAATCAAGAATTCCTGTTGCCGATCGACTCGATCGACAAGGCCAATATTATTCCCAGTTTTGACTGA
- the nusA gene encoding transcription termination factor NusA encodes MSKEVLLVVESVSNEKGVPPGVIFEALEVALATATKKRFEDEVDLRVEINRHTGSYETFRRWTVVDEADLDDPAIETWLDKIKDTHPEAKVGDVIEEKIESIEFGRIAAQTAKQVIVQKVREAERAQVVDAYRERVGEIISGTVKKVTRDNVIVDLGNNAEALLAREDIIPRETFRVGVRLRALLKEIRTENRGPQLILSRTAPQMLIELFRIEVPEIAEGLIEVMAASRDPGSRAKIAVRSKDKRIDPQGACIGMRGSRVQAVSGELGGERVDIVLWDDNPAQFVINAMSPAEVAAIIVDEDAHAMDIAVAEDNLAQAIGRGGQNVRLASQLTGWTLNVMTEKDIQAKQQAETGDILRNFIDELEVDEELAQVLVDEGFTSLEEIAYVPLEEMLNIDGFDEDIVNELRARAKDRLLTKAIATEEKLADAHPAEDLLSLEGMDKDLAAELAVRGVVNREDLAEQSIDDLLDIDGIDEERAGKLIMAARAHWFE; translated from the coding sequence ATGAGCAAAGAAGTACTGCTGGTTGTTGAATCGGTATCCAACGAAAAAGGTGTACCGCCCGGCGTCATTTTCGAAGCGCTGGAAGTGGCCCTGGCCACTGCAACCAAAAAACGTTTTGAAGACGAAGTCGACCTGCGTGTGGAAATCAACCGCCACACCGGTAGCTACGAGACCTTCCGTCGCTGGACCGTGGTCGACGAAGCCGATCTGGATGATCCGGCGATCGAGACCTGGCTGGACAAGATCAAGGACACCCACCCTGAAGCCAAGGTCGGTGACGTGATCGAAGAGAAGATCGAGTCGATCGAGTTCGGTCGTATCGCCGCCCAGACCGCCAAGCAGGTCATCGTGCAGAAGGTCCGTGAGGCCGAGCGTGCCCAGGTGGTGGATGCCTACCGCGAACGCGTTGGCGAGATCATCTCCGGTACCGTCAAGAAGGTTACCCGCGACAACGTCATCGTTGACCTGGGCAACAACGCCGAGGCCCTGCTGGCCCGCGAAGACATCATTCCGCGCGAGACCTTCCGTGTTGGCGTGCGCCTGCGTGCGCTGCTCAAGGAAATCCGCACCGAGAACCGTGGCCCACAGCTGATCCTGTCGCGCACCGCGCCGCAGATGCTGATCGAGCTTTTCCGCATTGAAGTGCCGGAAATTGCCGAGGGCCTCATCGAAGTCATGGCTGCCTCCCGTGATCCGGGTTCGCGAGCCAAGATCGCCGTCCGCTCCAAGGACAAGCGCATCGACCCGCAAGGTGCCTGTATCGGCATGCGTGGTTCGCGCGTCCAGGCCGTATCCGGGGAGCTGGGTGGTGAGCGTGTGGATATCGTCCTGTGGGACGATAACCCGGCGCAGTTCGTCATCAACGCCATGTCGCCGGCTGAAGTCGCGGCGATCATCGTTGATGAAGATGCCCATGCCATGGACATCGCCGTCGCCGAGGACAACCTGGCCCAGGCCATTGGTCGTGGCGGTCAGAACGTTCGCCTGGCCAGTCAGCTGACCGGCTGGACCCTGAACGTGATGACCGAGAAGGACATCCAGGCCAAGCAGCAGGCCGAAACCGGTGACATCCTGCGCAATTTCATCGATGAACTGGAAGTCGACGAGGAGCTGGCCCAAGTGCTGGTCGACGAAGGCTTCACCAGCCTCGAAGAAATTGCCTACGTACCGTTGGAAGAAATGCTCAACATCGATGGCTTTGACGAAGATATCGTCAATGAGCTCCGCGCTCGAGCCAAGGACCGTTTGTTGACCAAGGCCATCGCTACCGAAGAAAAACTGGCAGACGCCCACCCGGCCGAAGACCTGCTCTCCCTCGAGGGCATGGACAAGGATCTGGCGGCGGAACTGGCGGTGCGCGGCGTGGTTAACCGCGAAGACCTGGCCGAGCAGTCGATCGACGATCTGCTCGACATCGACGGCATCGACGAAGAGCGTGCCGGCAAGTTGATCATGGCCGCCCGAGCCCACTGGTTCGAGTAA
- the infB gene encoding translation initiation factor IF-2, with protein sequence MTQVTVKELAQEVEAPVERLLQQMREAGLPHTDAGQVVTDNEKQTLLTHLKSSHKSKAEEPRKITLQRKTTSTLRVAGSKSISVEVRKKKVFVQRSPEEIQAEQKRELEERRAAENAAREKVEAEVRQRNEEQARRQAAETAAAAPAPAAKPEPAPAAAPAPVVADAPASEDAAARAAERKKDEARRNEGRTRDEDRRGGERRGEAPRVSIKVKVKEKEKAPTPRAAPRTTDEESDGVRRGRGGKSKLKKRNQHGFQNPTGPVIRDVTIGETITVSELAQQMSVKAAEVVKFMFKLGTPVTINQVLDQETAQLVAEELGHKVTLVSDTALEDSLAESLKFEGEVESRAPVVTVMGHVDHGKTSLLDYIRRAKVAAGEAGGITQHIGAYHVETDRGMVTFLDTPGHAAFTAMRARGAKATDIVILVVAADDGVMPQTREAVQHAKAAGVPLVVAVNKIDKPGADIDRIRNELAVEGVTSEDWGGDTPFVKVSAKMGTGVDELLEAVLLQAEILELTATPTAPGRGVVVESRLDKGRGPVATILVQDGTLRQGDMVLCGSNYGRVRAMLDENGKPVKEAGPSIPVEILGLDGTPEAGDELSVVADEKKAREVALFRQGKYREVKLARAHAGKLENIFETMGQEEKKTLNIVLKTDVRGSLEALQGSLSGLGNDEVQVRVIGGGVGGITESDANLALASNAVLFGFNVRADAGARKIVEQEGLDMRYYNVIYDIIEDVKKALTGMLGSDVRENILGVAEVRDVFRSPKFGAIAGCMVIEGTVYRNRPIRVLREDVVIFEGELESLRRFKDDASEVRSGMECGIGVKSYNDVKVGDKIEVFEKVQVARTL encoded by the coding sequence ATGACGCAAGTCACGGTGAAAGAACTGGCCCAAGAGGTCGAGGCACCGGTAGAGCGCCTGCTGCAGCAGATGCGTGAGGCAGGTCTGCCGCACACCGACGCCGGTCAGGTAGTGACCGACAATGAGAAGCAGACCCTGCTGACTCATTTGAAGAGCAGCCACAAGAGCAAGGCGGAAGAGCCGCGCAAGATTACCTTGCAGCGCAAAACCACCAGCACCCTGCGTGTCGCCGGTAGCAAGAGCATCAGCGTAGAAGTACGCAAGAAGAAAGTATTCGTGCAGCGCAGCCCGGAAGAAATCCAGGCTGAGCAGAAGCGTGAGCTGGAAGAGCGCCGCGCGGCCGAGAACGCCGCTCGCGAAAAGGTCGAGGCCGAAGTTCGCCAGCGCAACGAAGAGCAGGCTCGCCGTCAGGCCGCCGAAACCGCTGCTGCCGCCCCTGCGCCCGCCGCCAAGCCAGAGCCGGCACCTGCCGCTGCCCCGGCTCCGGTAGTTGCCGACGCCCCGGCCTCCGAAGACGCTGCAGCCCGTGCTGCCGAGCGCAAGAAGGACGAAGCCCGTCGCAACGAAGGTCGCACCCGTGACGAAGACCGTCGTGGTGGCGAGCGTCGTGGCGAGGCCCCGCGCGTGTCGATCAAGGTCAAGGTCAAGGAGAAGGAAAAGGCTCCGACGCCTCGTGCCGCGCCGCGCACCACCGATGAAGAGAGCGATGGCGTACGCCGTGGCCGCGGTGGTAAGAGCAAGCTGAAGAAACGCAATCAGCACGGCTTCCAGAACCCGACCGGTCCGGTCATTCGTGACGTGACCATCGGCGAGACCATCACCGTCTCGGAACTGGCCCAGCAGATGTCGGTCAAGGCCGCTGAAGTGGTCAAGTTCATGTTCAAGCTGGGTACCCCGGTCACCATCAACCAGGTGCTCGACCAGGAAACCGCTCAGCTGGTTGCCGAAGAACTGGGCCACAAAGTGACCCTGGTCAGCGATACCGCCCTGGAAGACTCGCTGGCCGAATCGCTGAAGTTCGAAGGCGAAGTCGAATCGCGTGCACCGGTCGTTACCGTCATGGGTCACGTTGACCACGGTAAGACCTCGCTGCTCGACTACATCCGTCGTGCCAAGGTTGCCGCAGGCGAAGCCGGTGGTATTACCCAGCACATCGGTGCCTACCACGTGGAAACCGACCGCGGCATGGTCACCTTCCTCGATACCCCGGGCCACGCTGCGTTCACCGCAATGCGTGCTCGTGGTGCCAAGGCTACCGACATCGTCATCCTGGTGGTGGCTGCGGACGACGGCGTAATGCCGCAGACTCGCGAAGCCGTTCAGCATGCCAAGGCAGCTGGCGTTCCGCTGGTGGTCGCGGTGAACAAGATCGACAAGCCGGGTGCCGACATCGACCGCATCCGCAACGAGCTGGCCGTCGAAGGCGTGACCTCCGAGGACTGGGGTGGTGACACTCCGTTCGTCAAGGTTTCGGCGAAGATGGGTACTGGCGTCGACGAGCTGCTCGAAGCCGTACTGCTGCAGGCCGAGATCCTCGAACTGACCGCTACCCCGACCGCTCCAGGTCGTGGCGTGGTTGTCGAATCGCGTCTGGACAAGGGCCGTGGCCCGGTGGCGACCATCCTGGTTCAGGACGGTACCCTGCGTCAGGGCGACATGGTCCTGTGCGGCTCCAACTATGGCCGCGTGCGCGCCATGCTCGACGAGAACGGCAAACCTGTGAAGGAAGCCGGCCCGTCGATCCCGGTCGAGATTCTCGGCCTGGATGGCACCCCGGAAGCCGGTGACGAGCTGTCCGTGGTGGCCGACGAGAAGAAAGCCCGTGAAGTGGCGCTGTTCCGTCAAGGCAAGTACCGCGAGGTCAAGCTGGCCCGTGCTCACGCCGGCAAGCTGGAAAACATCTTCGAGACCATGGGTCAGGAAGAGAAGAAGACCCTCAACATCGTCCTCAAGACTGACGTGCGTGGTTCCCTGGAAGCACTGCAGGGCTCGCTGTCTGGCCTGGGCAACGACGAAGTTCAGGTACGCGTGATCGGTGGCGGCGTCGGTGGTATCACCGAAAGCGATGCCAACCTGGCGCTGGCTTCGAATGCAGTACTGTTCGGCTTCAACGTGCGTGCCGATGCCGGCGCGCGCAAGATCGTCGAGCAGGAAGGTCTGGATATGCGTTACTACAACGTGATCTACGACATCATCGAAGACGTCAAGAAGGCCCTGACCGGCATGCTCGGCAGCGATGTTCGCGAGAACATCCTGGGTGTCGCCGAAGTGCGTGATGTGTTCCGTTCGCCGAAGTTCGGCGCCATTGCTGGCTGTATGGTCATCGAGGGTACCGTGTACCGCAACCGTCCGATCCGCGTCCTGCGCGAAGACGTTGTGATCTTCGAAGGCGAGCTGGAATCGCTGCGTCGCTTCAAGGATGACGCCTCCGAGGTGCGTTCGGGCATGGAGTGCGGTATTGGCGTGAAGAGCTACAACGACGTCAAGGTCGGCGACAAGATCGAAGTCTTCGAGAAAGTCCAGGTGGCTCGTACCCTGTAA
- the rbfA gene encoding 30S ribosome-binding factor RbfA: protein MAKEYSRTQRIGDQMQRELSELIRREVKDPRVGLVTITAVDVSRDLGHAKVFITVMGADGTDAVPQTLKALTSAASFLRLHLGRVMQLRSVPQLHFHFDESVSRGAHLSALIERAVAEDRQHKDADKPDAEE from the coding sequence ATGGCAAAAGAATATAGCCGTACCCAACGCATCGGCGATCAGATGCAGCGCGAGCTGTCGGAGCTGATCCGCCGTGAAGTCAAAGACCCGCGCGTCGGCCTGGTGACCATCACTGCCGTCGACGTCAGCCGCGACCTTGGCCACGCCAAGGTGTTCATCACCGTGATGGGCGCGGACGGTACCGATGCCGTACCGCAGACCCTCAAGGCCCTGACCAGCGCCGCGAGCTTCCTGCGCCTGCACCTGGGCCGGGTGATGCAACTGCGCAGCGTGCCGCAACTGCATTTCCACTTCGACGAAAGCGTCAGCCGTGGTGCCCACCTGTCGGCACTGATCGAGCGCGCGGTCGCCGAAGACCGTCAGCACAAGGATGCCGACAAGCCGGACGCCGAGGAGTAA
- the truB gene encoding tRNA pseudouridine(55) synthase TruB — MAQVKRIRRNVSGIILLDKPLGFTSNAALQKVRWLLNAEKAGHTGSLDPLATGVLPLCFGEATKFSQYLLDSDKGYETVMQMGQTTNTGDAEGEVLQTREVTVGRADIEALLPRFRGQISQIPPMYSALKRDGQPLYKLARAGEVVEREARSVTIGRLELLECEGTRARLSVGCSKGTYIRTLVEDIGEALGCGAYVAELRRTQAGPFVLAQTVTLEELEQAHAEGGNEALDRFLMPSDSGLQDWPLVCLSEHSAFYWLHGQAVRAPDAPQFGMVRVQDHNARFIGIGEVSEDGRIAPRRLIRSE; from the coding sequence GTGGCCCAGGTCAAACGTATCCGCCGCAACGTCAGCGGCATCATCCTGCTCGACAAGCCGCTGGGCTTCACTTCCAACGCGGCGCTGCAAAAGGTGCGCTGGCTGCTCAATGCGGAAAAGGCCGGCCACACCGGCAGCCTCGACCCATTGGCCACCGGCGTGCTGCCGCTGTGCTTTGGTGAAGCGACCAAGTTTTCGCAATACTTGCTCGATTCGGACAAGGGCTACGAAACGGTCATGCAGATGGGGCAGACGACCAACACCGGCGATGCCGAAGGTGAAGTGCTGCAGACCCGCGAAGTGACCGTTGGTCGTGCCGACATCGAGGCACTGCTACCGCGTTTTCGTGGCCAGATCAGCCAGATACCGCCGATGTACTCGGCGCTCAAGCGTGACGGCCAGCCGCTGTACAAGCTGGCACGTGCAGGAGAGGTAGTGGAGCGCGAGGCGCGTTCTGTTACTATTGGCCGCTTGGAGTTGCTCGAGTGCGAAGGCACCCGTGCACGGTTGAGCGTAGGATGCAGCAAAGGCACCTATATCCGCACCCTGGTGGAGGATATCGGCGAAGCCCTTGGCTGCGGCGCCTATGTCGCCGAGCTGCGCAGGACCCAGGCCGGGCCCTTCGTGCTGGCACAGACGGTGACCCTCGAGGAACTCGAACAGGCCCACGCCGAAGGTGGTAACGAAGCGCTCGACCGCTTCCTGATGCCTTCGGACAGCGGCCTGCAGGACTGGCCACTGGTGTGTCTGTCCGAGCACAGTGCGTTCTACTGGTTGCATGGCCAGGCAGTACGCGCGCCGGACGCACCGCAATTTGGCATGGTCCGGGTACAGGATCACAATGCGCGCTTCATCGGTATCGGTGAAGTGAGCGAAGACGGGCGCATTGCGCCGCGTCGGCTGATTCGGTCGGAATGA
- the rpsO gene encoding 30S ribosomal protein S15: protein MALSVEEKAQIVAEYQQAAGDTGSPEVQVALLTANINKLQGHFKANDKDHHSRRGLIRMVNQRRKLLDYLKGKDTTRYSALIGRLGLRR from the coding sequence ATGGCCCTCAGCGTTGAAGAAAAAGCTCAGATCGTTGCCGAATACCAGCAAGCCGCCGGCGATACCGGTAGCCCGGAAGTGCAGGTTGCTCTGCTGACCGCCAACATCAACAAGCTGCAAGGCCACTTCAAGGCCAACGACAAAGACCACCACTCCCGTCGTGGTCTGATCCGTATGGTCAACCAGCGTCGTAAGCTGCTGGATTACCTGAAGGGCAAAGACACCACTCGTTACAGCGCCCTGATCGGTCGCCTGGGTCTGCGTCGCTAA